The Candidatus Zixiibacteriota bacterium region TGCAGACTACCATGACATGGCAAAGCTCTTTGAACAGATGCTTCGCCGGGTGGTGTTTGAACTTCATGGCCGCTACAAGATTCCCTATGGCGACAACGAGATTGACTTTGAACCAAAGTTCAAGTGGATAAGTATGATCGACTCGATCACCGAACAGACCGGCGTGGATTTTTATCCCATGTCGTTCGATGAAGCTACCACGGCGGCCAAGAATCTGGGGGTCGAGGGCGAGGAGTTGATCAATCGTGGCAAGGTTATTGAAGCGGTGTGGGAGGCCAAAGTTGAACCGTGCCTGATCCAACCGACGTTTATAGTCGACTTCCCGGTGGAAATATCACCGCTGGCCAAGAAACACCGCGAGAAAGCGGGGCTCACCGAGAGATTCGAACTGTTTATCTCAGGACTTGAGATGGGCAACGCTTTCAGCGAACTTAACGACCCGGTCGATCAGTTGCAGCGTTTCATGCAGCAAGGAAAAGCGCTGGAAGCTGGTGATGAAGAAGCACAAATCCTGGATGATGATTTTATCACGGCGCTGATGTACGGCATGCCGCCAACGGCCGGACTCGGTTTTGGGATAGATCGTCTGGTTATGCTGTTGACCAATAAACACAATATTCGTGACGTGCTCTTGTTTCCGCAGATGAAAGATATGAAGGAGGGCTCCGTGCCGGTGTCGAAAATCCTTGCACAGGTGGTCGAGGAAGAAGAGACAGACGGCCCGGGGTGATGCCCATTGTTTGAACGACTGTTTCGCAGACCAGGGGAGTTGGTTTCCGGTTTCGTCCTGCATCTTGTCAACAGAAGTACACCCCCGCCGTTCTCGTGGCAGCATATTGGAGGGATCTCTATGACCGTGACCGGATGAATGGGGTGGATGGAGGTGTTGAGATATTGACATGTGTGAGGGAGACAAAAAATGAACATTTACATCGGCAATCTGCCGTTTGAAACCACAGAAGATGATTTGCGACAGGCATTCGAGGCGCACGGAGAGGTCTCCTCGGTGCAGATAATCATGGATCGAAATACGGGCAGGTCGCGCGGCTTCGCTTTCGTCGAGATGCCGGATGATTCCGGCGGTCAAGCAGCTATCGAACAATTGAACGGCGTTGATTTCGGCGGACGCCAACTCAAGGTCACCCAGGCAAACCGCGCTAGTGGTGGTCGGCCTCAGCGAGACTGATCGAATCAAACAGACGACGTGACCTTTCGATCGTCGGGGCCTCTGAGCTTCGGCTTTCTTATTTGCAGATCGTGAAACTTCGTTGTCCGCCCACCTGAAAAGACCCGGTTTGTCTCGCTTACTTTGCAAAGGCGCAACTTTGTCGCCAAAGCATCTTGCGGGAATCCTGTCAGCACGTATATTCGAAGCCTGATAAAAGATAGAACCATTCGACTATACTAGTCGTCTTTCGACCGGAGGAACAATGGAATTCCGAACTGAGAGTGATACTATGGGCGACATGAAAGTCCCCGCCGACAAATACTACGGCTGCCAGACAGCACGATCTTTGACCAACTTCAAAATAGGCACAGAAACAATGCCACGCGAAATCATTCGTGCCATGGGCATCCTCAAGAAAGCTGCCTGTATGGTCAACATGGACCTTGGCAAGATGCCCAAGGACAAAGGAGAGCTGATTCTCACCGCAGCCGATGAAGTGATCGCAGGAAAACTGGACGACCACTTTCCCCTCGTGGTCTGGCAGACCGGTTCCGGTACCCAGAGCAACATGAACTCCAACGAAGTGATTTCCAACCGCGCCATCGAACTGGCCGGC contains the following coding sequences:
- a CDS encoding RNA-binding protein, which encodes MNIYIGNLPFETTEDDLRQAFEAHGEVSSVQIIMDRNTGRSRGFAFVEMPDDSGGQAAIEQLNGVDFGGRQLKVTQANRASGGRPQRD